The Kluyvera intermedia genome window below encodes:
- a CDS encoding TIGR01212 family radical SAM protein (This family includes YhcC from E. coli K-12, an uncharacterized radical SAM protein.) encodes MQLQKLVNMFGGDLSRRYGEKVHKLTLHGGFSCPNRDGTIGRGGCTFCNVASFADEAQQHKSIADQLAHQAQLVNRAKRYLAYFQAYTSTFAEVQVLRSMYQQAVSQANIVGLCVGTRPDCVPEAVLDLLSEYHEQGYEVWLELGLQTAHDKTLHRINRGHDFACYQRTTRLARERGLKVCSHLIVGLPGEGQGECLETLKQVVETGVDGIKLHPLHIVTGSIMAKAWQAARLSGIELDDYTVTAGEMIRHTPPDVIYHRISANARRPTLLAPLWCENRWTGMVELDKYLNENGVQGSALGMPWVQPA; translated from the coding sequence ATGCAGTTACAAAAATTAGTCAATATGTTTGGTGGGGATCTTTCGCGTCGTTATGGTGAAAAGGTTCATAAACTGACGCTGCATGGTGGATTTAGCTGCCCAAACCGCGACGGCACTATTGGCCGCGGCGGTTGTACGTTCTGCAATGTGGCTTCATTTGCCGATGAAGCGCAGCAGCATAAGTCGATTGCCGACCAGCTAGCGCATCAGGCGCAACTGGTGAACCGCGCTAAGCGCTACCTGGCCTATTTCCAGGCCTATACCAGCACCTTTGCGGAAGTGCAGGTGTTGCGTTCGATGTATCAGCAGGCGGTGAGCCAGGCCAATATCGTCGGGCTGTGTGTGGGAACGCGTCCGGACTGCGTGCCGGAAGCGGTACTCGATTTGCTGAGCGAATACCACGAGCAGGGCTATGAAGTGTGGCTGGAGCTGGGTCTGCAAACCGCGCACGATAAAACGCTGCACCGTATTAACCGTGGCCATGATTTTGCCTGTTACCAGCGAACGACGCGTCTGGCTCGTGAGCGCGGTCTGAAGGTGTGCAGCCACCTTATCGTCGGTTTGCCGGGTGAAGGGCAGGGTGAGTGTCTGGAGACGCTTAAACAGGTAGTTGAGACCGGTGTTGACGGCATTAAACTGCACCCGCTGCATATTGTCACCGGTAGCATTATGGCGAAAGCGTGGCAGGCGGCAAGGTTGAGTGGGATTGAACTTGATGATTACACTGTGACTGCCGGTGAAATGATTCGCCACACACCGCCTGACGTGATTTACCACCGTATCTCCGCCAACGCTCGTCGCCCAACGCTGCTGGCACCGTTGTGGTGTGAAAATCGCTGGACCGGGATGGTCGAGCTGGATAAATACCTCAACGAAAACGGCGTTCAGGGTTCGGCATTGGGTATGCCGTGGGTGCAGCCCGCTTAA